The DNA sequence TAAGCGGGGTATTCCCGAATTGAAGGAAACGATCGCCCGCATTACTCCCGTTCCAACCCAGAATAATACCATTAATGTTGAGGAGCTGGAACCGGCATTTCTTGGAGAACTGCAGGAGACGCTTAATATCGGTCATCCCTATGAAGCGCTGCAGGTGGCTAACCAATACAAGAACCTGCTGTACCTGAATGAAGGGAGCGGTCCTGCCATCGAAAAGCTTATTAAAAAACATGATTTTCAGCCGGGCCGGGTACAGCTCGCCGAAACGGCTGCCAGGTATAACTATATTGACAGCCTGTTGAAGGAGTGTGTCCGGCAGGAGGTTCCGGCGGCGATAGAGACCTTTACCAGCCGGATTGATAAGATATTAACTCATAAGGTCTTTGGCCTGCTCATATTCGTACTGATACTTTTTATCCTTTTTCAGTCCATCTTTTCTTTGGCGGAATATCCCATGTCGCTTATCGAAGAAGGATTTGCATGGCTTAGCGGCTGGCTGGTTTCCGTTCTTCCCGCTGGCGTGCTTACGGACCTCCTCGTGGACGGGATCGTTGCCGGACTGGGCGGTGTGGTCATTTTCGTTCCACAGATCATTATTCTTTTCGCTTTCATTGCTATCCTGGAAGACACCGGCTATATGGCCCGCGTTATCTTCCTCATGGACAGGATCATGCGAAAGGTGGGCCTTAACGGAAGATCAGTAGTGCCGTTAATCAGCGGTATAGCCTGTGCGGTGCCGGCCATTATGGCAACCAGAAGCATCGAGAACTGGAAGGACCGCCTGATAACGATCCTGGTTACGCCATTAATGAGCTGTGCAGCCCGTCTGCCGGTATATGTGTTGCTTATCTCCCTGGTCGTGCCCAACGAACGGTTATGGGGTGTGTTCAATTTCCAGGGACTTGCCCTGCTATTCATGTACCTGTTGGGGCTGGTAGCGGCTATCGGCGTTGCCTACATAATGAAATTCATTATCGGAATGCGCGAACGGTCTTATTTGCTTATGGAAATGCCTATTTACCGCATGCCCCGCTGGTCAAATGTGGGCCTGGTCATGTACGAACGCGCCCTGGCTTTTGTGGTCCAGGCCGGAAAGGTGATCATCGCCGTTTCCATTATTCTGTGGGTACTGGCTACCTATGGCCCAAGTGACAAGATGCAGGCGGTAGAGGCTAAATATGCATCGGCTGAAATGCAGGCGGAATTTACTCCGGAAGAAATTGAACATCACATTAGTTCCGAAAAACTTGAGAATTCGTATGCCGGCATACTTGGGAAAACCATTGAACCCGTAATAGAGCCCCTTGGATTTGACTGGAAAATAGGAATTGCCCTGATCACGTCCTTTGCTGCGCGGGAAGTATTCGTGGGAACAATGGCCACTATTTACAGCGTGGAAGCAGACGACAGTCATATGGATTCCGTGCGGGAAAAAATGCTTCAGGCAAGGAACGCCCAAACAGGGCTTCCAGTATTCACTCTGGCAACCGCGTTTTCATTAATGGTATTTTACGCCTTTGCGATGCAGTGCATGAGTACCCTGGCTATCGTACAGCGGGAAACCAAAAGCTGGAAATGGCCGGTGATCCAGTTAGTCTATATGACCGGGATGGCTTATCTCGGCAGCCTCATTACCTACCAGCTGTTGAGTTAAATCCGGGATACTGCCGGTAAGGTACAGATCGTTTGTGCATGGACAATATCAGCAAGCTTTCCACCTATATTCCTGAAAAGGCTGCACCGGTAATTGCCAGCTGGATTGACGTATATAAAGCGCAGCTAAAGATTACCCGCCGCCGCAGTACGAAACTCGGCGACTACCGCCACCCCTATAATGGCCATCCCCATCGCATTTCCGTCAATCACGATCTGAATCCCTATGCTTTCCTGGTCACCCTTGTCCATGAGTTTGCACACCTGGTTACCTGGAATCACCATGGAAACAACGTCCAGTCGCATGGAAAGGAATGGAAGGGCTTCTTCCGCCGGATGATGCAGCCTTTCTTAGCCGCCGATATTTTCCCCGAAGATATCCGGGCAGCCCTTGCCCGTTACCTCGAAAACCCGGCAGCAGCCAGCTGTACCGACCTGACCCTCCTTCGAACCTTACGGAAACACGACTCGAAACCCGCCGGGACCCTGGCCGTGGAACAGCTCCCCGAAGGCGCGCTGTTCGTTCTCAATGGGACCCGCACCTTCCGGAAAGGCCCCCGCCTGCGCAAACGCTATCGCTGCACCGAAGTCAAAACCGGTCGCATCTATTTATTCAATCCGCTGGCGGAAGTGACCTTGACGGAAAAGTGAGTTGCGCAAACTCATACGATAAAATAGATGCAAAAAACGCCAGTTATGTTAAATCCGATAAAAAATAAAGATGAGTACGAGGATGCACTTGCTCAAACATATAGTTTGATGCAAAAGGATATTCGTTCCGACTCTAAAGAGTCCGATGAACTGGAGGTTTTGTCTATTCTGATAAAAGAGTACGAAAACAAGTGGTACCCCGTTCCCAGGGCCAATCCGCTGGAGGCAATAAAATTCCGAATGGATCAAATGAATTTGTCGGAATCGGAGTTATCGTCAATTCTGGGATACCGTTCCAGGAAATCTGAAATTTTGTCCGGTAAGCGAAAGCTAAGCTTGGCGATGATTCGAAAATTGACGGAGACGCTACGTATTCCCGCGGAAGTATTAATTCAAGCGTATTAATTCAACAGTTAATAGCCACTCAATTTAGTATTAGTGCTTGTACTTCCTATTCCTCCAGGGAATCCAGGATTAATTGCTGCGATTTTTCTAAACCTGCTGCATATTGCTCGTCCAGGTCTTCGTGTTTCAATGAATGGCTAATTTTTTGAAGCACATCTGTAATTACCGATGATATTTTTCCAGCGTTCATCGCCAGCTGTGCTTCGTGATCGTCTTCTGGTAAATTAAATTCGATAGTTGCTTTCATAACTAATAATAGTAAGTGAGTTCCGTGAAGTCCGCGGGTTGGTAGTCTTTTTTGAGTACATGATCGGCCGGTTTCCGGGGAAGGAACATGTATTCCAGTCTGTCAGGAGCAAATTCGAAGAAGGCGCCGGTAGCAATATACGGGAAGCCCAGGGGGATGCCGGTAAGGTTCCAAACGGTGTCGGGAAAGGACCTGAAACGATATTCACGTCGTAATTTAACGGAGAGAATACTGTCCCCTCGTTTCACTTTTATTTCAGCATGAGGCAGCGTTTTATTAAAGTTTTCGATGATGATCTCGTGGAAAGAAGGGATTAATTTAAAGGCTGGAAATCTTGTCAATGGCCCTTTCCGGAGGATTTCCCTCCTATAAAAAGAGGGCTCTCCGTTGATAAAGGAGGACCTGTTGATAGCTAATACTGTATCGTTAACGCGGAGGTCTTTTACCTGCTCCATCCTGGCAATCCGGCTAATGCGGGGAATGGAGTCTTTTGATAATTGCAGGCCCATGCTGTTCACGTTCAGCGCAATTTGGCTTAAATAATCATACGTCTTGCGCTGTTTGTTTCCAAGATAAAGTTTCCGGCCGGGATAATCCAGGATCACATAATCAAAACGCATCAGGAAGTCCATTCCCACTGTGGCCGTAGGAAGGCTTGTAAATTGAATGATCTCATTTGTAAGCGTATGATTACCCGCCTGCAGTGTGGCTTCTACGTACCAGGTAGAGTCCATTTTCGGGACATAGTTGGCCGCCAGGAAAAGATTATTTTTGTTGACGCTGGTGACACCTCGCCAGAAAACCGCCATTTTTTTCAGCTGAGGCATGGAATTGAAAGCGCGGCTGTTAATACACGTAAAATAATCGCTTCCAGTATCGATCATCAGGTCAATATCCACATTATTGATCCGTAAGGTGATAACGGGGCAACTGCTTTGTAGCACAAAGGGAATGCCATCAGCAGTATTTACCCCAAAACTTTTACTGCTTTTTGCGGCGTATATTTTCCTTTCGTTGAAATCAATTTTCCAGGCGAGCCTTCTCAGGATATTTCCGCCTATTATCCCATCATACTTTATGTCCCGCTGCTTATACCTGCTTAAAGCTGAAAACGTTGTTCTTCCTACACGAAACGTGTCCAGCGCGACCCGGTTTGCCGGATAAGAGTCTCCAAAGACATCTTTAAACGGGTCTGCGCTTATCACCTCTTTTACAGGAATAGGCATATCAAGGAGCGTAGTATGAGCGCCGCTGTCAAAAATGAAGTGATAAACCTTGCCGGCTATTTCAACCGCTACCAGCGGCGTGCTGCTGGAATCATAGCTTAACGCCAGCGTATCAATTTCCCGGTCCGGCGGGAAAATCATGGTCGGATCAGGCTTGGTATTACAAGCGCCCAGAAACAAAACGAGTGGAATACAAAAAAGGAAAACAAACTGATGAGCGTAGAATTTCTTCATAGATCCGTGTTTAGGTTCAACTACCGGCTATATCCCTAATATACAATATAATTGTAAATATAATAGCAAAACGCAGGGCTCTTACCACCTGCCTTACTGTTTTCCGAAGGCAGCTTCAATTTCTTCCAGCGTTTTACCTTTGGTTTCCGGTACATAGCGCCAGAGGAAGAGGAAGTAAATAAAGCATATCCCGGCGAACAGCAGAAAGGTCTGTACGGGGGCCAGTACTTCTATCAGGACGGGGAAGGCATAAGCCAGGGCAAAGCAGGCGGTCCACAGGGCAAAGGTGGCTACGGACACGGCCATGCCGCGAACGCCATTGGGGAATATCTCGGAGATCAGCACCCAGGTAACCGGGGCCAGGGTGGTGGCGTAGGTGGCAATAAAGGCGAGTACGACCAGGGTGAGCCAGTAGCCTTCAAACAGGTTGAAATGGAAACAGGCGGCGATCAGGAGCAGGAATAATGCCATGAGCGAGGAACCGGCCAGCATCATCTTCTTCCGGCCGGCTTTGTCAACCAGCTGCATTGCCAGCAGGGTAAACAGGAGATTAATTATTCCAATGAGGATCTGCTGAAATAGCTGGTCGTTGACCTGCATGCCGGCTTGTTCGAAGATGACGGGTGCGTAAAAGAAGACTGCGTTAGCGCCGGAAATTTGCTGGAAGACAGCGATCCCGATGCCAAGAAACACAATAAAGCGGATACCTTCTTTAATCAGGTCGGCAAACCGGGCTTTTACAAGCGTTTGGAAAAGACTGCTCCGGACAGCTTGAACTTCCTGCTCTATGGCAGCAGGCCCGAGCAATTTTGCCAGGACATTCCGGGCCTGGCCTTCCTTGCCATGCGCAAGCAGCCAGCGGGGGCTTTCCGGGACAAGGAAAACAAAGAAAAAGAATAATACAGACGGAAGGGCGCCCGAGGCAAACATCCAGCGCCAGTTATTGTCCCAGCCGGCCAGAAAATAGTTGGACAAGTAGGCCAGCAAAATGCCAATGACAATGGCCAGCTGATTGATCGAGACCATTTTTCCTCTTATTGCCGGGGGGCTTACTTCGGCAATATACAGGGGAGAGAGCATGGATGCAGCACCCACGCCGAAACCGGCCACGATGCGCCATAATACCAGTTCCCCTTCACTTGCCGCCAGACCCATCATTAAAGAAGAAAGGGCAAAAATCAGCGCGGAAAGGATCAGGGGCTTTTTTCGCCCAAAGCGGTCAGTGAGCCAGCCGGTGGCCAGCGCGCCGAACATGCAGCCCACGTAAAGGCTGCTCCCCACCCAGCCAAGGCCGGCGGCATCCAGGTTAAAATGGGGCTGGATAAACGGGATTGTCCCGGAAAAAATAGCGATGTCAAATCCGAAAAGCAGGCCTCCGAAGGCGGCCACCAGGCTGATCAGCCAGATATAGGTTTGGTTCATGCTGTTTTTAATTTGTGACCGTGAGGCTAAATTACCGGATAGCAAGTACTTGAAAATGGAGGATTCCCGCGAAAAGATGGATTATTTACCGGCCCTGGCGCTTCCCGGGCCGTTCGTCATTCAATTGCCAGCGCAGCCGGTACTCTTTTGGCGATACGCCCATGTTTTCCTTGAATATCCTTGAAAAATAATAGGGGTCTTCAATGCCGGTGGCAACGGCCACTTCGTAAATACGCAGGTCCGTAAAATGCAGCAGCTGGCAGGCTTTCTGCATTTTCAGGTGATTAAAATATTCGATGGGCGAAAACCCTGTTTTCTTGTGGAAGAGACCCGAAAAATGCGAGATCGACAAATGTACATGATCGGCTATTTGTTTTAGGGTGAGCGCCTCCCCGATGTGCTGTTTCAGAAAAAGAATGGAGGAATCAATGGCGTCGGGCTGTTCCCTGGGAGCAGTAAGGTTAAATTTGTCGTTATAGATAAAGGCGGTAAGGAAGCCGGAGAAATTAAGCGCAACATATTCCAGGTTATCTTTACTGTAACCCAATTGCAACACCTGGTAAATATTCCTGAACAGATTAATATAGGAGTCATTGTACTGCACGGCATTTCGCTGCCTGAGCATGCGGCGGTACAGTAGTTCGCTTAAATGATCAGCCAGCTTTCCCTTGAAATGCGCCCAGTAAATGGTCCAGGGCTGCTCTTCTGAAGCCCAGTAAACATGCTCCCGGCCCTGGGGGACGATCAGGTATTCATTCGGGTTGATCTGAAACTCTTTTTTTCCGAGGGAGCAATGGCCGCAGCCGCTCACGCAATAGATCAGGATATGCTCCTCGGCCCCTTCCGGCCGTTCCCTGTAATGGAATTTTGCCCGCGGGTAATAACCAATATCGGTAATATGAAGATCCTGGATCACGGGCAGGGCTTCTGATTGGCGTACGACGTTTTTAGGAAGCACAATGGCCTCCTGCCCTTCAAATCCTTCTTTCTTTTTCATTTTCGGGCTGCATTACTATAAACTTTGCATTGCGCGAGACAAAATAACTGCGGTTACCATCCTTTACAGTTTACGCAGTTGGTGGTTTAGGAAAGGGCGTTTTTACACCCGGGTTTGCAGGAAACCCTTGTAAAAATAGGAAAATAATCCATGATAAAACAAGGATCCTCCATTTTCCCGGGCGCGTACAGGAATTAACTTCGGTTATTGAAATCAAAACGCATGAACGAAGCAGTCAGGATCTGGGAAGAACAGGTTCTCATACCTACCTATGGTACCGGGGAGCCGGAAAAGAACCCGATGTTCCTGGAAAAAAGGGTATACCAGGGAAGCAGCGGAGTTGTTTATCCCCATCCCGTCATTGAAAAAATTAAGGACGAAAGGGAAGACAGGGAATATACCGGCGTTTTCCTGGAGAATGAATACCTGAAAATAATGATCCTGCCGGAGCTGGGAGGGCGAATTCAAATGGCCTATGATAAGGTCCGTGAACGTCATTTCGTATATTACAACCAGGTGATCAAGCCTGCCCTCGTAGGGCTGACCGGCCCCTGGATTTCGGGCGGAATTGAGTTTAACTGGCCCCAGCATCACCGCCCGAGTACATTTCTTCCGGTTGATCATACGCTCGCCGAAAATAAAGACGGCAGTAAGACCGTGTGGCTGAATGAGATAGAGATCATGTTCAGAACCAGGGGCATGGCCGGATTTACGCTTTATCCCGGCAAGGCCTACCTGGAGATCAGCGGCCGGCTGTATAACCGGACCCACTTTCCGCAGACTTTTCTGTGGTGGGCCAACCCTGCGGTAAAAGTGAACGAACACTACCAATCGGTATTCCCGCCCGACGTGCATGCCGTATTTGATCATGGAAAACGGGATGTTTCTTCCTTTCCCATCGCAAAAGGTACCTATTACAAGGTGAATTATGCGCCCGGCACCGATATTTCGCGGTACAGTACCATCCCGGTGCCCACATCTTATATGGCCATCCGGTCCAGATACGATTTTATGGGCGGCTATGAGAACGATACCCAGGCCGGGATCCTTCACGTAGCTAATCATCATATCAGCCCAGGCAAAAAGCAATGGACCTGGGGGAACGGCGATTTCGGGCGTGCCTGGGACCGAAACCTCACGGACGAGGACGGCCCCTATATTGAACTGATGACCGGGGTTTTCACCGATAACCAGCCCGACTTCAGCTGGCTTCAGCCGAACGAAGAGAAAACGTTTTCACAATATTTCTTACCCTATAGCAAGGCCGGGATGGTGAAGAACGCTACGAAAGAGGCCCTGGTAAACCTGGAGGAAGAAAACGGGCGGCTGCGCATCAGGGTATATGTTACCGCTGCTTATCCCGGCGCCCTGATCCGCCTGTTTCAACAGAAACAGGAAGTGTTCAGTACCAGGTTCGACCTGTCTCCTGCGCAGGATTTTGACCAGCAAATTGCCCTGCCGCCGGAATTTTCGGTGAAAAAACTCAGCGGCGAAGACCACTCAGTATCTGTGAAAGTTTCCGGCGAAGATGAAATGGCGACTGACAACGGGAGCGAATTTTCGGCGGCTGCCCTTGAAGAAAAGCCTGTCGGAATGCTTTTCCTCGGATCATTGCGAATCGAAGTCAGGGATGCAGGCAATAATCTCCTGGTAGCCTGGCAGCCGGAAAGCGAAGGGGAGAAGGAAATTCCCCCGCCCGCTACCGCAGCCCCCTTGCCGGAAGCCCTGGCCACGAACGAGGAATTATACCTGAACGGGCTGCACCTGGAGCAGTACCGGCATGCCACTTTTGATCCCACCGATTATTACCGGGAAGCATTGAAAAGAGATCCCGGGGACGCGCGAAATAACAATGCTCTCGGGCTTTGGTACCTCCGCCGGGGGAAGTTTGCTGCCGCAGCGCCTTATTTTAGCAACGCGGTGAGCCGGGTGACCCTGCGCAATCCCAATCCATACGACGGGGAGCCGTATTTTAACCTTGGCTGTTCATTGAAATTTCAGTCAAAGTACCAGGAAGCCTGCGATGCTTTTTACAAAGCAAGCTGGAATGCAGCCTGGCAGGACAGCGCATTCTTTGAGCTGGCCCGTATAGACTGTATGCAGGGGCAGTACCAGGAAGCGCTCCGGCTGATTGATCTGGCGCTTTCAAGAAATATACACAACCCCCAGATGCGGCACCTGAAAGCCGCTTTACTCCGGAAGGCCGGCAGGCGGGAAACGGCGAAGGATTGGCTGGATGAAACCCTTTCAGGCGATCCTTTCAACTATGGCTGCCGCTTTGAACGGTATCTGCTGTTGCTTGAGCTTGGAAAGCCGGAAGAGGCGGAAAGGGAACTCGGGCAAATGAAAACCTTGATGCGAAACCAGTCCACTACCTATATAGAGTATTCACTCGATTACGTACATGCCGGACTTTACAGGGAAGCCGGTTCGCTGCTGCTCCAGCAGGCGGAGGGCGCCTTGCCCGATCCGATGGTCTGCTATTACCTGGGCTGGTATGCAGTAAAAGCGCAGGAAGAAGAAGCTGCAAAAAAGCACTTCCTGTCGGCTTCCCGTTGCCCGGCAGGTTACAGCTTTCCCAACAGGGTGGAAGACATCCTGGCGCTGCAAAGCGCGCTTCAGTTCAACCCGGATGATGCCAAAGCCTGTTATTACCTGGGCAATCTCTGGTATGACAAGCGGCAGTACCGCGAAGCCATTTCCTGCTGGGAAAAATCGGCTGAAATTGACGCCGGGTTTCCTACCGTACATCGAAATTTGTCGCTGGCCTATCATAACAAGCAGAAAGATAAAAAAAAGGCACTTGCTTCATTGGAAAGAGCCTTTGCCCTTAATCCGAAGGATGCCCGCGTGCTGATGGAGCTTGACCAGCTTTATAAACTGGATAATCAGCCGCTTCAAAAAAGGCTCGGACTATTGGAGCAGCATCCTGAAGAGGTTCGTCAAAGGGATGATTTGTATCTTGAAAAAGTGACTTTGCTGAACCAGTCCGGGAAATTCGAAGAAGCCAGGCAGCAGCTTGCAGCACGCCGCTTCCACCCCTGGGAAGGCGGGGAGGGAAAAGTGGTAGGCCAGTACCTGATATGCCATATCGAACTGGCCAAGCAGGCCCTGACGGAAAATGATCCCGGCCGGGCGCTGGCCTTGCTTTCAGCTACGGAAAAGTACCCCGAAAACCTTGGCGAAGGAAAACTTTATAATACGCCTGAAAATGACATTTATTTTCTTCGCGGGCTGGCGCATGAGAAGGCCGGGCGGCCAGAGGAAGCGGCGCTGAACTACCGCCTGGCAACAAAAGGCAGCAGCGAACCCGTTCAGGCTATTTTTTATAATGATCCGCAGCCCGATAAAATATTGTATCAGGGACTTGCCTGGCATAAACTGGGCGAACCTGAAAAAGCAAAGAAGGTTTTCGAAGGATTGCTGGCTTTCGGAACGGCGCATATGAATGATCACATCAGGATTGACTATTTTGCTGTGTCGCTGCCTGACCTGCTGGTGTTCGATCAGGATCTGGACCTGCGGAACCGTGTTCACTGTCATTATATGATGGGGTTGGGTTATCTTGGCCTGAATGAAGAGGTGAAATGCCGGGAAATGCTGGAAAAGACGCTGGAAATGAACAAATATCACCAGGGGGCAGCTGTTCACCTAAAAATGAGCGGCTTTTTAACGGAATCCGCGCCGGTTTTTAAAGAAAAAAATAATTAAGCATGGACAGCCGCATTCATTTGTTGATTTGTACCCTTTTTTGCCTGCTGACGATGCCTGACCAGACAGCTGCCGGCGACTGGCCGGTTCCACCAGGCAAGGATGATGGTGAAACGTGGCTTGCCGCCGGCGACCCGCCCCGCCTTTCCATCGGCGGTGAATGGGAATATCGACTGGACCCTGAAAACAAGGGCCTGGAGGAAAAATGGTATGTGCAGCGCTTTCGGGCCGAAGGCAGCTTGCAGCTCCCTGGCACCCTGGATGACGCCGGTATTGGCCGCAAGCCCGAACTTACCGCGGATACGATCAGCAGGGAGGTCATGCTTCACCTGACGCGGAAACATCAATATGAGGGAGTGGCCTGGTATCGCCGGGAAGTGATCGTGCCGGAAAGCTGGGAGGGAAAAGAAACCAGCTTATTTCTTGAGCGCGCCCTTTGGAAAACTACTCTCTGGATCGACGGAAAAGAGGCAGGTTCCCGGGAAAGCCTCAATACGCCCCATGAATATGACCTGGGGAAATTGCTTTCCCCGGGAAGGCATGTGCTTGTCCTGAGAATCGATAACAGCAAGCAATACGATATCAGTTACAAGAATATGGCCCACGCCTATACCAATGAAACCCAGATCATGTGGAACGGTGTGATTGGCGATATGTACCTGGCCGCGGTTCCGGATGCGGCTATTTCTTCGGTGCAGGTGTTTCCTGACGTGGAAGCCCGGACAGCAACCGCCGTCCTGAAGCTGGAAAGCCGGTTCGCGGAAGCGGTTAAAAGCAGCCTCCGGCTGACGGTATTTTCAGGTGAAAGGATTATTCAACAAAGAAAGATCGCATTAAACCTGTCTCCGGGACAATCCACGCATCGTACAACACTGCTGCTTGGGCCGGACGCCGAATTATGGGATGAATTCAATCCCCATCTTTATACGCTCCGCGCGGAACTTGGCGCTACCGCTCCCGGATCCCGGCCGGACCACCCCGGGCGCGCGGAACACCCGGCCGCCGAGATTGCAAAGGCCGCCGCAACATTCGGTTTGCGGGAATTTCATACGGATAAGGAACAGCTTTTCCTGAACGGGCGCCGCCTCTTTCTCCGGGGTACCCTTGAATGTAGCATTTTTCCGCTTACGGGCTATCCGCCTGCCGGTAAAAAAGGCTGGGAAAAAGTATTCACCGCGGCCCGCTCCTACGGGCTTAACCACCTTCGTTTCCATTCCTGGTGCCCTCCTGAGGCCGCCTTCGAAGTAGCCGATTCCATGGGCTTCTACCTGCAGGCCGAACTTCCGCTATGGGCCAAGGATTTTGGAGAAGATACCGCCACCGTACGTTTTATCCGCGAAGAAGCCGAGCGTATGATCGCTGCCTACGGGAACCATCCTTCCTTCTGCTTCTGGTCGCTGGGGAATGAACTTCAGGGAGATTTTGACCTTATGGAATCGCTGCTGGTGGAACTGAAAGAACGAGACCCCCGCCGCTTATATACGACCACCACCTTTACCTTCCAGGGAGGGCATGGCGACTGGCCGGAAACTCAGGACGATTTTTTCGTGACGCAATGGACCAAAAAGGGCTGGGTGCGGGGACAAGGGATCTTCAATACGCGCTACCCGGATTTTAACACAGATTATTCGGTTGCTATTGAGGGTATTTCCGTTCCTGTGATCACACACGAGATTGGCCAGTATTCGGTTTATCCAAATCTTGATGAAATAAAAAAATACACCGGGGTGCTGGAGCCGCTGAATTTTATAGCAGTCCGGAATGATCTCCGCCGCAAAGGCCTGCTCAAATACGCAGATGAATTTACTCTTGCCAGCGGTAAGTTATCGGTTTTATTATACAAGGAAGAAATAGAACGCGCGCTTAAAACCAGGGGGCTCAGCGGTTTCCAGTTGCTGGACCTGCATGACTTTCCCGGCCAGGGAACGGCGCTTGTAGGCATCCTGGACGCTTTCTGGGATAGCAAGGGCCTCGTTGACGCGGAAGTCTTCCGGCAGTTCTGTTCACCTGTGGTGCCCCTG is a window from the Anseongella ginsenosidimutans genome containing:
- the feoB gene encoding ferrous iron transport protein B yields the protein MKTLLRVALIGNPNTGKSTVFNDLTGLNQKVGNFPGVTIDKKTGHCTLSDTHVAEVIDLPGIYSLYPKAKDEKIAFEVLADKKNKLYPDAVVVVADASNLKRNLLLFTQVADLKIPVVLALNMIDVAEKAGLKIDVDKLAGKLGVPVVPLNARNKRGIPELKETIARITPVPTQNNTINVEELEPAFLGELQETLNIGHPYEALQVANQYKNLLYLNEGSGPAIEKLIKKHDFQPGRVQLAETAARYNYIDSLLKECVRQEVPAAIETFTSRIDKILTHKVFGLLIFVLILFILFQSIFSLAEYPMSLIEEGFAWLSGWLVSVLPAGVLTDLLVDGIVAGLGGVVIFVPQIIILFAFIAILEDTGYMARVIFLMDRIMRKVGLNGRSVVPLISGIACAVPAIMATRSIENWKDRLITILVTPLMSCAARLPVYVLLISLVVPNERLWGVFNFQGLALLFMYLLGLVAAIGVAYIMKFIIGMRERSYLLMEMPIYRMPRWSNVGLVMYERALAFVVQAGKVIIAVSIILWVLATYGPSDKMQAVEAKYASAEMQAEFTPEEIEHHISSEKLENSYAGILGKTIEPVIEPLGFDWKIGIALITSFAAREVFVGTMATIYSVEADDSHMDSVREKMLQARNAQTGLPVFTLATAFSLMVFYAFAMQCMSTLAIVQRETKSWKWPVIQLVYMTGMAYLGSLITYQLLS
- a CDS encoding SprT-like domain-containing protein, with amino-acid sequence MDNISKLSTYIPEKAAPVIASWIDVYKAQLKITRRRSTKLGDYRHPYNGHPHRISVNHDLNPYAFLVTLVHEFAHLVTWNHHGNNVQSHGKEWKGFFRRMMQPFLAADIFPEDIRAALARYLENPAAASCTDLTLLRTLRKHDSKPAGTLAVEQLPEGALFVLNGTRTFRKGPRLRKRYRCTEVKTGRIYLFNPLAEVTLTEK
- a CDS encoding helix-turn-helix domain-containing protein — protein: MLNPIKNKDEYEDALAQTYSLMQKDIRSDSKESDELEVLSILIKEYENKWYPVPRANPLEAIKFRMDQMNLSESELSSILGYRSRKSEILSGKRKLSLAMIRKLTETLRIPAEVLIQAY
- a CDS encoding sugar porter family MFS transporter, with protein sequence MNQTYIWLISLVAAFGGLLFGFDIAIFSGTIPFIQPHFNLDAAGLGWVGSSLYVGCMFGALATGWLTDRFGRKKPLILSALIFALSSLMMGLAASEGELVLWRIVAGFGVGAASMLSPLYIAEVSPPAIRGKMVSINQLAIVIGILLAYLSNYFLAGWDNNWRWMFASGALPSVLFFFFVFLVPESPRWLLAHGKEGQARNVLAKLLGPAAIEQEVQAVRSSLFQTLVKARFADLIKEGIRFIVFLGIGIAVFQQISGANAVFFYAPVIFEQAGMQVNDQLFQQILIGIINLLFTLLAMQLVDKAGRKKMMLAGSSLMALFLLLIAACFHFNLFEGYWLTLVVLAFIATYATTLAPVTWVLISEIFPNGVRGMAVSVATFALWTACFALAYAFPVLIEVLAPVQTFLLFAGICFIYFLFLWRYVPETKGKTLEEIEAAFGKQ
- a CDS encoding AraC family transcriptional regulator, which codes for MKKKEGFEGQEAIVLPKNVVRQSEALPVIQDLHITDIGYYPRAKFHYRERPEGAEEHILIYCVSGCGHCSLGKKEFQINPNEYLIVPQGREHVYWASEEQPWTIYWAHFKGKLADHLSELLYRRMLRQRNAVQYNDSYINLFRNIYQVLQLGYSKDNLEYVALNFSGFLTAFIYNDKFNLTAPREQPDAIDSSILFLKQHIGEALTLKQIADHVHLSISHFSGLFHKKTGFSPIEYFNHLKMQKACQLLHFTDLRIYEVAVATGIEDPYYFSRIFKENMGVSPKEYRLRWQLNDERPGKRQGR
- a CDS encoding DUF5107 domain-containing protein — translated: MNEAVRIWEEQVLIPTYGTGEPEKNPMFLEKRVYQGSSGVVYPHPVIEKIKDEREDREYTGVFLENEYLKIMILPELGGRIQMAYDKVRERHFVYYNQVIKPALVGLTGPWISGGIEFNWPQHHRPSTFLPVDHTLAENKDGSKTVWLNEIEIMFRTRGMAGFTLYPGKAYLEISGRLYNRTHFPQTFLWWANPAVKVNEHYQSVFPPDVHAVFDHGKRDVSSFPIAKGTYYKVNYAPGTDISRYSTIPVPTSYMAIRSRYDFMGGYENDTQAGILHVANHHISPGKKQWTWGNGDFGRAWDRNLTDEDGPYIELMTGVFTDNQPDFSWLQPNEEKTFSQYFLPYSKAGMVKNATKEALVNLEEENGRLRIRVYVTAAYPGALIRLFQQKQEVFSTRFDLSPAQDFDQQIALPPEFSVKKLSGEDHSVSVKVSGEDEMATDNGSEFSAAALEEKPVGMLFLGSLRIEVRDAGNNLLVAWQPESEGEKEIPPPATAAPLPEALATNEELYLNGLHLEQYRHATFDPTDYYREALKRDPGDARNNNALGLWYLRRGKFAAAAPYFSNAVSRVTLRNPNPYDGEPYFNLGCSLKFQSKYQEACDAFYKASWNAAWQDSAFFELARIDCMQGQYQEALRLIDLALSRNIHNPQMRHLKAALLRKAGRRETAKDWLDETLSGDPFNYGCRFERYLLLLELGKPEEAERELGQMKTLMRNQSTTYIEYSLDYVHAGLYREAGSLLLQQAEGALPDPMVCYYLGWYAVKAQEEEAAKKHFLSASRCPAGYSFPNRVEDILALQSALQFNPDDAKACYYLGNLWYDKRQYREAISCWEKSAEIDAGFPTVHRNLSLAYHNKQKDKKKALASLERAFALNPKDARVLMELDQLYKLDNQPLQKRLGLLEQHPEEVRQRDDLYLEKVTLLNQSGKFEEARQQLAARRFHPWEGGEGKVVGQYLICHIELAKQALTENDPGRALALLSATEKYPENLGEGKLYNTPENDIYFLRGLAHEKAGRPEEAALNYRLATKGSSEPVQAIFYNDPQPDKILYQGLAWHKLGEPEKAKKVFEGLLAFGTAHMNDHIRIDYFAVSLPDLLVFDQDLDLRNRVHCHYMMGLGYLGLNEEVKCREMLEKTLEMNKYHQGAAVHLKMSGFLTESAPVFKEKNN